The genomic window AAGCATGTTTTGCCTGCCAGCCGCTCCGTTAGGATTTGACTGGTGAGTGGGCGATCGAGTTCTGGGATCTGCAGGCTAAGTTCAACGAGTTGCTCGGTTAGCTCGGGCGTCAGTGCTGTCAGCGCTTTGATTTCAATAGAATACATAATTTTCTCTCATGAAAATCGGCCCCATTCAACAGCGAGAAGCCATGGGGCCGAGGATAAACTGGCTAAATTATAACAGGTCTGGCCAGTTGAGTTAATCAGGAAACTACTTTTTGCGGACTGGTTTGCAAAATCTTGTCTTGTAAGACTTTTAGCAAAACACCGTAGGCAGGCAGGAATAGACCTAAGCTCACGAGTAACTTAAAACCGTAATCGACACTGGCAATTTCGGGCCAATGAGCGGCCATAAAGCTGTCCGATGAGGCATAAAAAGCGACGCTAAAGAAAACTAAGGTATCGACTAAGTTACCCACTATGGTGGATGCCGCAGGTGCGACCCACCAAGAGCGGCTGGCCCGCAGGCGAGCAAAGACTGTGATATCCATCAGTTGGCCAATCAAGTAGGCGGCAAAACTGGCAAAGGCGATACGAAAGACGAAGGTATTCCACTGCCCAAGTGAATCAGCCCCTTGGAAGCTACCCTGGTGAAATAGCACGCCCATCACGTAGGAAATCATCAGTGCAGGCACCATAGCCTTAAGGATAATGCTACGCGCAGCCGTTTGGCCGAAAATACGTACAGTGAGATCTGTGGCTAAATACACGAATGGAAAGCTGAATGCGCCCCAAGTCGTGTGGTAACCAAATAGCTGAAATGGCAGTTGTACTAAGTAGTTGCTGACGCAAATAATCAGTATGTGGAATCCTACTAATAGGAGTAAGGCGCGGCGGAGCTGCGCTGCGGTTAACATTAACATTCTGTGGCCTTTTTAGTTGTGTAGGGCGGGGTGAGGGAACCCGCTAATGATCATTTTATTATATTGAATCGCTTATCAACCGATCCCAGTACACTGCAATCGGAGGGCGGCCATTATAATGACCGCCCCTTAAGATGCAAGCTAACAGTGCACATTCCAACCACTTTTAAATATGTGTCTTGGTAAACCGCCAGGGCGGGATTAAGCTTTGTTAAATTTCTTAACTAAAGCGTATCTCGCTCCAAAATCGCTATACCATGTTGCCTTTCTCATCTTGGTGGGTTTGCCAGCTTTTAGTGGATGCTGCTCTTAAGCGATTTGCCCAACGAAAGAGCGTTAAAACCAGGATTTCAGTATCGATGACTTTAATGATCCGCGCGATTGAATGCCGAGTAGGGATCCCTTTGTCAAAATCTCGATGTTTACACAACCAAGATAGGTTCTCTTTGCCGAATTCTTCGATGAGTTTCAAGTGTTCAAATAGTGACATAGGGAACAGGTCGTTAGCATAACATTCCGTTTTTTAAGCCTAAAAGTATCCGTTAGTTAACAAAGTATGATCCCGCCCTGTATATCTCCCCGAGTTTATCAGACAATTAAGTCTGATTATTTGTACAAAAGTGTAGCAATTTAAGTCTTGTTGAAACGAATTGGCCGTAGCGGATAACTCTGCCATATAGAATGTATATGAATCATTATGCTGAAGTTTATTTTTATTTTAAATTATTAGATTGTTCAGTGAGTAATTCATAGGTTACGCCATGCTTAAAATGGTCATCGCCTGGCAGTGGAGTTACATTTTAGATATTGACAGTGTGTATAGCTGAACTACGTTATAACTTCTTGTCGAATGCTAGCATTGGGGCGTGCACAACGCCTTTCGTGAGTTTTATATAAAGAGTGCAAGCGAGTTAAATTTAAAAATGTAAAGTGCAATTAATGCTGTGAATTAGTCGCGCTATGAAAGTTATAGTTAAAAAGGAACAGTTCATCAGGACCGGCATGTCAGCAGTTTGTGTATTTTCTGGAATGTTTTGCCATTCTAAGAATGGTTGAATTAAATGATAAAAACTAAAGATAATAGAAAAATATTATTGATGCTAATGATTGCTTTCTTTGTAGTGGGTGCTTTGTTGAACATTGCTTTGTTTATCGGTGAAAATGAGTATCAAACCGCAATTCACCTATTAGGTGAAAGTGTCAACCTTAACGATGATGTATGTAATGCCAAAGTTGTTTCATTAACTCTTGATGCTATGCAGAAATTTCACTCTAAAAGGTCAGAGGCGTTTACGGGCTTCTTCTGGGGGAACATTAGTATTCTGATTCTTTACTGCGT from Shewanella putrefaciens includes these protein-coding regions:
- a CDS encoding 7-cyano-7-deazaguanine/7-aminomethyl-7-deazaguanine transporter yields the protein MLMLTAAQLRRALLLLVGFHILIICVSNYLVQLPFQLFGYHTTWGAFSFPFVYLATDLTVRIFGQTAARSIILKAMVPALMISYVMGVLFHQGSFQGADSLGQWNTFVFRIAFASFAAYLIGQLMDITVFARLRASRSWWVAPAASTIVGNLVDTLVFFSVAFYASSDSFMAAHWPEIASVDYGFKLLVSLGLFLPAYGVLLKVLQDKILQTSPQKVVS